From one Mytilus edulis chromosome 1, xbMytEdul2.2, whole genome shotgun sequence genomic stretch:
- the LOC139514062 gene encoding metacaspase-2-like, with amino-acid sequence MVLILKTIVFISIFELFKTQTLHSCYNVLGQRFRPDFDDCSKYHLCSPQKDWILDCAPGTTWNQDKNICVTKGSIEDTCSKQTLQHYKEKLLTENEELSYSHTSKLLQPPLTSPYISSSMDRWSAKFFCPPGDVGRHAHPTRCAQFYDCDKTMAVEWWGQNLRECPYPEVFNESTHECDSIAAVRCNSRQQPMDPCDYLKNQCRSAHCVPCHIRFATCRGLPDGLHQWRGRELTSYFIVCQSQRVTFHGRCQSTTPGQYMVFSPMLKTCVDISTAWTARKSKQYVQPKSVVNITQKINITEASSIDNFDNVTLFNVSSSLKLPQAIEQRPSLHLTNEGQQHKIVQNLIHIQKQQMETGNTQSHHKKSSNSDVLSQQDNFLHDNINKLQEHTKPPATKLEQNVTDPVLRFADQLDPIPQNQPHQNARIPPSVLYSPTQQQESTPVEGNVYSKLPGIKINNSEKTSFPIIPFSSMILIKLKSESMNRNDMLANLTKGYSSTQDANVLPPKSLLITPNSTVNSYMNLTKYTPAHDNSFVPLQYTTTINKKTGTSANDVPNKIEHTKINPINISNENGYAINDLISITAKSKSVHSSPSINHIESLVSKQNEVTVSYDKQTENQLAASTKKEVKTSSLKHVHPAVLSRLMLVNHNIDNNKSKEINSVNFTFNDTIERGVNPHLKQQQNINKAKEINFTSASKQLLMLLSGEQKTNNQRIPKLKVFTITKRLDLNNNTMGKPIHVSPNSQPLNVKRNRLSLNQAAIEQGTIESNNNYATNQNSMSSARQDTTQHSNITSNRQPVVGKKNISLYDKDVVNVSNISVVFKAINIHNKMSLRIDDQQINENSSTNTSRQNTDEQDMLSKNQSTVKPSDLPSNVPAMVNQSNIQPDKNDWTLKPKFFFADKTRKTGRVFQTFSDVPSQKYLSNKHVSDFENIVSRSQNIAIDSAPYIAEAHNGRQNEMLRQNKLLLRGTNQNQHNYISEKFSRPELSTDKTKYLNRQKKLRLPVQLHHDKHLKGTQKAVSEIYFQNALSKHEVPNTIKQIYSRKGHRYSDLIQRLSFLSTSGRDRMTDVSSSPSNPKILKSKSSRRKLQVQGQPRPVTLIGTHF; translated from the exons CCTTGCAACATTACAAAGAGAAGCTTTTGACTGAAAATGAGGAACTTTCTTATTCCCATACCTCTAAACTACTTCAACCGCCTCTGACGTCTCCTTATATATCATCTTCGATGGACAGATGGTCAGCTAAATTCTTTTGTCCACCAGGAGATGTTGGTAGACATGCTCATCCAACTAGGTGCGCTCAGTTTTATGATTGCGACAAAACAATGGCTGTTGAATGGTGGGGTCAAAACCTCAGAGAATGTCCATACCCTGAAGTCTTCAATGAGAGCACACACGAATGCGATTCAATTGCAGCTGTACGCTGTAATTCACGCCAACAACCTATGGATCCAT GTGATTACTTAAAAAACCAATGTCGATCTGCACACTGCGTGCCATGTCATATTCGGTTTGCTACATGTCGTGGACTACCAGATGGGCTTCATCAGTGGAGAGGTAGAGAGTTAACATCATATTTCATCGTGTGCCAGAGTCAAAGAGTTACCTTTCATGGGCGCTGCCAGTCAACGACTCCTGGTCAATATATGGTATTTAGTCCGATGTTAAAAACGTGTGTTGATATATCAACAGCTTGGACGGCTAGGAAATCAAAACAATATGTGCAACCTAAAAGTGTCGTTAATATAACACAGAAGATAAATATAACAGAAGCTTCATCAATAGACAATTTTGATAATGTCACCTTGTTTAATGTGTCTTCTTCCTTAAAACTACCTCAGGCGATAGAACAACGTCCTTCACTACATTTGACAAATGAAGGACAGCAACATAAGATTGTACAAAATTTGATccatatacaaaaacaacaaatggaAACAGGAAATACACAAAGTCATCACAAAAAGTCTTCAAATTCAGATGTATTGTCACAACAAGATAATTTCCTGCATGATAATATCAACAAACTACAAGAACATACAAAACCACCTGCAACAAAACTTGAACAAAATGTAACTGATCCGGTGTTAAGATTTGCAGATCAATTGGATCCTATCCCACAGAATCAACCACATCAAAATGCAAGAATCCCACCTTCGGTTTTGTATAGCCCAACACAACAGCAAGAATCTACACCAGTTGAAGGAAATGTTTATTCAAAACTGCCTGGAATAAAAATTAATAACTCAGAAAAGACATCATTTCCAATCATCCCATTTTCGTCAATGATACTAATAAAGCTTAAGAGTGAATCTATGAATAGAAATGACATGCTAGCTAATCTTACCAAAGGATATAGTTCAACGCAAGATGCTAATGTCTTACCACCTAAAAGTTTATTGATTACTCCAAATAGTACCGTTAACTCGTATATGAATCTCACAAAATATACACCGGCTCATGATAACAGCTTCGTGCCTTTACAATATACAACTACTATAAACAAGAAAACTGGCACATCAGCAAATGATGTTCCCAACAAAATAGAGCATACTAAAATAAATCCGATTAATATATCAAATGAGAATGGTTATGCAATCAATGACCTGATAAGTATAACGGCAAAATCAAAGTCTGTGCATTCATCGCCATCCATAAATCATATTGAATCTTTGGTTTCAAAACAGAATGAAGTAACAGTCAGTTATGATAAACAGACAGAAAACCAATTGGCGGCATCTACAAAGAAAGAAGTTAAAACGAGCTCTCTAAAACATGTGCATCCTGCTGTATTATCTAGACTTATGTTAGTAAATCACAATATTGACAATAATAAATCAAAAGAAATTAATTcagtaaattttacatttaacgATACAATTGAAAGAGGTGTAAATCCTCACCTGAagcaacaacaaaatataaacaaagctAAAGAGATCAATTTTACGTCTGCATCAAAACAATTATTAATGTTGTTATCTGGCGAACAGAAAACTAATAACCAGAGAATTCCAAAGTTAAAGGTCTTCACTATCACAAAAAGATTAGATTTGAACAACAATACGATGGGCAAACCAATTCACGTGTCTCCAAATAGTCAACCTTTGAATGTTAAAAGAAACAGGTTATCATTAAACCAAGCTGCAATTGAGCAAGGTACTATTGAATCAAATAATAATTATGCAACTAACCAGAATAGCATGTCATCAGCTAGACAAGATACCACTCAACATAGTAATATAACATCAAACCGTCAGCCTGTAGTTGGGAAGAAAAATATATCTCTATATGATAAAGACGTAGTCAATGTGAGTAACATTTCAGTGGTTTTTAAAGCTATTAATATCCACAATAAGATGTCTTTAAGAATAGATGATCAGCAGATAAATGAAAATTCTTCAACAAATACTAGTAGACAAAATACAGATGAACAGGACATGTTATCTAAAAATCAATCAACTGTCAAACCAAGTGATCTACCATCAAATGTTCCAGCAATGGTCAATCAAAGCAATATTCAACCAGATAAAAATGATTGGACACTAAAGCCGAAGTTTTTTTTCGCGGATAAAACCCGAAAAACAGGACGTGTTTTCCAAACATTTTCGGATGTCCCAAGCCAGAAGTACTTATCAAATAAACATGTTTCAGACTTTGAAAATATAGTGTCACGATCACAAAACATTGCGATTGATAGCGCTCCATATATAGCAGAAGCTCATAATGGAAGACAAAATGAAATGCTAAGGCAGAATAAACTTTTACTGAGAGGTACAAATCAAAATCAGCATAATTATATAAGTGAAAAATTCTCAAGGCCAGAATTATCTACGGAcaagacaaaatatttaaacagacaaaaaaaactGAGATTACCTGTTCAGCTCCATCACGATAAACATTTAAAGGGTACCCAAAAGGCAGTGAgtgaaatatattttcaaaacgcGTTATCTAAACATGAAGTTCCAAATACAATTAAACAGATCTACAGTAGAAAAGGTCATAGATATTCTGACTTGATTCAAAGACTCAGTTTTCTTTCAACCAGTGGTCGTGATAGGATGACTGACGTTTCTAGTTCGCCATCAAACccaaaaattttgaaatcaaaatcaTCAAGAAGAAAGCTTCAAGTACAAGGACAACCGCGGCCGGTGACACTTATAGGTACACACTTTTAG